A genomic segment from Pyrodictium occultum encodes:
- the cedA1 gene encoding DNA import protein CedA1, whose product MNNIVEFINTLTIKVISIAWGLFLLTWSIGWLLRGAPIPLLRVKRVGQDFVEDAVWAAFWLALGSSIFALVSHIVSSIASPPPVPFNATAG is encoded by the coding sequence ATGAACAACATAGTGGAGTTTATCAACACACTTACAATAAAAGTGATAAGTATAGCATGGGGCCTCTTTCTGCTGACATGGAGCATAGGCTGGCTCCTCAGGGGAGCGCCGATACCCCTCCTAAGAGTCAAGAGGGTAGGTCAAGACTTCGTGGAGGACGCTGTTTGGGCGGCCTTCTGGCTAGCCCTGGGTTCCTCAATATTCGCCCTCGTATCCCACATAGTGAGCTCTATCGCGTCACCTCCCCCAGTACCCTTCAACGCCACCGCCGGCTAA